In Pristis pectinata isolate sPriPec2 chromosome 2, sPriPec2.1.pri, whole genome shotgun sequence, the sequence agtggccgcccacagaaattcCTGCTTTCcagcacaggttaacgacaaagtggactccacttgattgctccaaaaatccatacacggattgtagtgacagacacagctattgttcttcatccatcgatacagagaccagcagtttctctctctctctctctctccaactctctctctctctccctctctctctctctctctctctgactttctcCACAAAACAGCCAGCACACTGTTATAGTCTCTCTGTCTTggagataacacacacacacacacacacacacacacacacacacacacacacacacacacacacacacacacacacacacacacacacactactactactctactgtccaggtgccttaaagggacattaaacaaatagcaacctggctcataacaaaaccaataccaattgtaaaTTGAAATATACTGACAAGCACTGATATATGattaagattttaaaatgctttttaataGTGATTGCTATTAATAGCTAATTGTaattatgttttttaaaaaaatgaaaaataaactggGATTTTCAGGATCCTTTTCAAGTATGTAGGGACTGAGCTTTTTGTAAGAAAATATACCATGAAGGTGCTGTTAATGCTACTTGTACTTGCATTACCATCTTGAGTGTAGTATAATTTTAGTGGGTCAAGGAATCATTAGTTTTGTGTATTATTGCTATACATTTTAAATAGTCTCCATATGACACCAGGATACCTGAAGTAGATTaagagagaaaatgttagaaattctcAGCAGCTCAGGGTGCATTTGTCATGAGCGAAACTAAATTAACCTTTCAGATTGATTGACCTTTCCtcagatgaaatgtcattgacctgaaatgttaactcttttctgtttttgcagatgctgcctgaagtgCTTAGCATttccagcagactgttttcaCTTCAAATTTATGCCATCTTTTGAATTCTGGTATAAGTATTGCTTGTATGAAAATACATTGTAGTATTTGCTTGTAATTTTAATATTCCACCTATATCAGTCGAGATGCATTAAATGACTCCTTTCACTCCTGGTGAAATATTCTGCAAGGAAGTGCAGAGAGTCATTGAATTCAAAATAATATTTGTGAAATCCTGACTTTTCATGTTTATGGAGTAAACTTTTCTTGTTTGTTTTTGAAAAGGGCATTTGATGGGGAAAAGGACCTTTGATGATACCCTTTATGGCTATACCAACCGTGACAACATGATATATCCAGTTCCGTCAGGAATTGCTAAGCAGCCAGAAGACGACTTGCAGTTGGCTGAGATAGCCAAGAAATTCTTAAATTTGCGGGAAGAAACCTCATCAACAAACATTCAGAAATCAAGGGAAGACATTACAGTAGTTAAGAAACCACAGCAGACAACTGACTACAACATCAGAGAGGCAagtgtgtttaaaacaaaaaaatatttaaaagtaataTTATTCTAAATAAAGATCAGAATGTCCCAGGTTTAATTTTAGAAAGCAACAAGTTGTGTGAAAGTAGGATTCAAGAATTGTACAATGCATTTCTAAAATAGGGTTCAAGCAATCATTGTTTTACAGTGAACCCCTACTAGATGAAGGGATGGCACTGATGCTCCTTGTATTGGAAAAGCAGGCCAGCAACCAATGTTCATGAAGGAAAGCAATTATGGTTAAGCAGAGGAGATCACTTATTGCCTAAAGAAGTACACATTTCAGtcaggaaggaaatggagaatgTTGAAGGAAGAAACAAAAATTGACCTAGCTATTTTCAGTTAATGGTTCCTATGAATGTGATGACTCTCAGATTTATAGTTATATGGTGTATAAGAACAACAGTACAGACACATGCATAGTATAAATTAACATCAAgcagatattaggacaggtgaccagaAGCTTTGTCAAAGAGTTAGGTTTTGAGGAGCATCTTCGGCAGAATACTTCGGGAAGGTAATTCCTGATATTGGAATTGAAGACATTGAAAGCAAGGAAAACAATTAGTATCATTAAAATGGTTTAGTAAAGTCCATGGCCCTTTCTTGTAAATTACATAAAATGTGGTAAAAATTTAAGagtcatttttttaatatataaaaagtaaGTAAGTGTATTTTTTCACCATAATTTCTTTACTCCTTTAAGATACTCAAACTAAAATTTTGGTTGTTATAACTCTCATTACATGGAGTGTGTGTTGCTGttgattttgtttgataatgctccccTGAGTTGATTGGATTGATTTGTTATGCCAatgttgttatttaaatggtaaatTATTGCCCAAAAAACTGATCAATTATCTGCTTTGCAGACTCTGGTCTAGTTGTTGTTGATAGTGGCAATTATTTcttacaaaaaaaatgacaaggcATTGTAGACAAAAGTAACCAATCCTCTTTGATACCTATTATCAGTTTAGAAGTAGCTAACTGTTACAATTTGTTCTGGTTCAATTTTCTTTGTCCTCTTCCATGGCagctctaattttttttatataggtgCAAAGATATGTTTTACCTTCCCTGAATATAATAAATCATCCCTGTAATTTAGATTTGGTCTGCGGGTTTAAGGGATAGAAGTTCATCTTTGGTCACTAGTGATAAACAAATGCTAGAGTACTAGTTGTCTTTTTACTTGCCTTCCAATATTTGGTTCCATTATCCTCTCAGACCAGACTTGCCTAAAGCAGGGTTACATAACGTAACATTCACCCTATGAAAATAAGAAACATGGAGAAAATCAGACAAAGGAATAGAAGTACGTATATTGACAGATTTATGTTCTACTGTGAAATATCTTGCTGGCATCTCTCACAAGATCTGGTCCTACATCAGCTCAGTTATCCATGATTATAGATAGCCCAAGATTATGAAAAGCTGGTTAAATTTATCAGACTAATTTCAGGATAATGGGCTAATCATCCATGCATTTGTGGTTGATGGGAATTGCTGACATTGTGTTTATTGGTGCATCTGAAATCTAGCtcactatatttttaaaaaataataaaataatttaaaaaataccatttattgctttttcaaaaaaaagcattCTTGGGATGTAATGCCCTCTCCAGTCACTTTGATCCTTGATAAATTGGATGGTTTGCTTGGCCATTGTAGAGAGTCAACCTAGTTGCGATGGGACAGGAGTCACAACTAAGCTCACAACAGCTCAGGACACTAAATATTGTCAGAAACTTTTAATTTTTCAGTGGTACCTCTTGAACTTGTTGATAAGCAAGGTTATTGGATTACATCATGTAACATGTGAAAAGTAAACAAtaataagaagcaggagcaggaagtCAGCCTCTAAAacctgctttaccattcaataagatcatgactgattcagtcttggcctcaacaccattttaccactctctccccatactcaTTGACTCCCTTGTAGATCAAAtgtcaatcaatctctgcctgaaatatATTCAATGCATTCAATCCCCAATTCTCTGTGATCAAACAGTCACAACCCTTTGACAGAAgaaatcctcctcatctccatattAGTGGCAGCAGCCCTTATTCAGAAGCTATGCACGTGcgtggggaaacatcctctcagcatccatcctgccAATCCACTGATATATTGACTTCTTAATGAGTCTTAAACACATATATATCTGTTTTCTGTCAGTGTCAAGGCAACTGATAAATTCGGAAATGATCTGGCTTTTGATACCAGGATGAACAAAAGTTAATACTACTGAAACATGATCATAAACGATTAGCTAATGCATTAGTATCAGTAaaggatctgcagtcctttaaAATCGTAAAGGATTTGCAATATTtgatgaaaagaaaaacatatcGGGAATTCTTTTGTTTAGAATAAACATAATGTTAGCCATTCACCTttacaaaatatatttgtttttccTTGGTCCTTCTCTGTTTTTCTTCATGTCCTATTTATGTGTCCTCCAGGCAAATTAGCTGCAACTAACTGCTCTCATGCACCACCACTACTTGTGCCATTCGTTCTCTCTTGGTTTTCGCCCTATCACAGACACTGCCTTTGTTCTCTCCCCATCCTTCACTGCAGCTTAAAACGCATTTGGTTTCTGACTTtcctcagttctgaagaaagatcattgaaTTGAAATTTCAAGCTCTACTTTGTTctctatatttttatttcagatttccagcacctgcagctttttttttactttgactCAAGAAAACTTAGCATGTCAATCATATTTGATCATTATAGAATCCTATCAGCAACTAATTGGTCTATTACATTGTCTTGAGATTCAATGTGGATATAAGCCAAGAACCAAGCAGAATGGATAAGGTTGATTAATTTCAGCACTACATTAATGTTTCTGATGAATAAGGCAGAATTACAAATAAGCAGCTGCTGTTGCATGAGAAGAttctatttcacattttaattatCTGCTGTGGGATAACAGCATTTGGGTTTTGGACCATAGAAAAGTACCatgaatactggaaatctgaattaaatacagaagatgttggaaatattcagaagatcCAGCATGACCTgagcaaagaaaaacagaactaaTGTCCCAAgttaataacctttcatcagaactggaaaaatagtTGGGATGAAATGGATCTAAAGATGCAGAGAAATAAGGAAGGGGAGGTAATGTTGTGGTTTGAAGGCTGAAATGAGACCAGTATCAATATTCAGTCTGTTCTCCATTTACACTTCTTGACCCATCTTTGTCCCACTGCTGCCCCCTTTTGCCTTTCACTTTCATCCTGTTGTCTCCTGTCTTCCACCCGATAGTgggcctcccttttgctttttcctttgcCTCCTCTCTTTGCATTTTAAACATTACATtatctttatttttcttccaaTTCTGAAGTGTTCTTAAAAGTGAAATGTAAAGTTTATTTTCCATCTGAAATTGCTTCTTGATCTTATGAGTACTTcaagcattctctgcttttattataTTCACTTTCTCTTATTCCACAAGTGTCTGTCTGTGGGGGTGTATGTACAAAGGCTAAACAGTTATTAAACTGAGTTTGTAGAATCGGACCGCAATGAAATTTAACCATCAGGAACCAATATCAATTTTCAATAGGTTAGTAACAAGCAGGATCAAGATTGAGAGGTTTTTCCTGTATAAAAGCTTTCTTCAGATGTAGTATATTATAATGCCATATTATTTACTATATATTAAAAACATACATGCCTTGAAAAGGAAGGTAAAGAAAACAAACAGAtgaacttgcacattctccttgggACCATGTGGAtcttctctgggtgctccagtttcctcccacatcccaaagacatgcaggttggtggttaAGTGGTCACTGGTGTGCagttgagtagtagaatctgtgcAGAGTAGATGGAAATgttggaatggaattgatggaacCTGCCCCATCTTAGCATGGTATAATTTACCCACACCATTATCCTCATCTTGAATTATCctctttcatttccctccatcatgCAATATACTGAGAGAAATGAAATATCAGAGATGAAGATGAAGCTCAGTAATAAGGGTCTCCTGTGTAATTAGTGGTTACATTTGTGAACTAATGTTACAAAGCAACATAACTTTAAGATATATTTGTTGTGGAAGCATTCATGgtggaaaaaaaacctttaagACTGTCTGCAGCCAGATACTCTTGATAatttttgttacgaaccagcaaaaaaagaaacacaccgagtcatgtattagtgttaaaaactactttattaataactacttatgataataaggaaaataaaagtaaaaatgttagtgttagaagtaaaaatgttagatcttaaacattaaccccaaaaactaaactcaaagttgtgtgtgtggcaaattcccaaactccaaatcaaggaatagttctcaaagttcagttcagcaagccataaggtgaaacgtgagcaaaggtttcttcaacaatcaccgaagacaaaacgtagagagaaaatagagggtaattatgaaatccaaatgttccactttggaactgaTATGACACCTctgtgtctactcagcagtgactactccaccgctttcttCCGAAGCATccgccaccccgaaaggcattcgaatcgtggcagtccacacaaatacctgtttcccactacaggttaacgacaaagcaGACTCctctgctttgttccgaagtacctgccaccccgaaaagcatgcgatatgtggccatccacacaaatacctgtttccttctacaggttaacgacaaagtggactccactggattattccaaaaatccatacatggattgtagtgacagacacagttattgtttttcatccatcaatagagactagcaggttgctccctccccctccccctcagaaacatcattatgtcctctatcttctgttgtcgtaaccacacaccctcccacacacacacacacacacacacacacacacacacacacacacacacacacacacacacaccaccatgctatgtcttaaagggacattccccaatagtaacctagtccgtaacaatttGGTGAAATGAAAAGTGATCTGTTCCTTTGCAATTGGGCAAGATGTTTCTTTACTTTTGAGGTGAATAAAAGGTAAGTTAATCTtaattttcaattacatttttgaCCGTTCTTTCTCTTTCCTATCTGAACAGTTCCTCCTGCCTCAGCCAACCATGCATGAAAGAGGTTATTACCATTGCCTATGTTTTAAGTCCACCTCTCCACTACTCCTCCATTCCAGTTTGGTGGATTCTGAGCTGACTGATCAGGTCTGATGAGTTTGGACTGACAGGTCTTGCCAcatgtggggcaggaggtgcttggtggagggtgtgtgtgggtagtttatgaggtggtaTGCTCCTTCCATCGTTTACATTCATCTTCTCTCACTTCCGGCGCATCGACTGGAGGTACTTAAGTGCCACTCCAAATGTTGCTTCTCCAATATGAGTggtcatgagccagggattcccggGAATCAATGGGTACATATGATTTTTCAAGGATTTATTCTTTAATCTCTTCCTCTGTCCAACTGGTAATTGTTTCCTCTAATAGGGCTTGGAATAGAGGTTTTTTTTGGGAGAATGGATTGGGACATGGCACACGAGGAACAAGGCCTACCCAACAGAGCTAACATTGTAATTAAGACCACA encodes:
- the grp gene encoding gastrin-releasing peptide: MGSEPIFWKHRLLFSLIVFSIATSKVHYGLAAPVQNQGKRTKQVPTGSQWAVGHLMGKRTFDDTLYGYTNRDNMIYPVPSGIAKQPEDDLQLAEIAKKFLNLREETSSTNIQKSREDITVVKKPQQTTDYNIREMVDYLLQVMDVKDETPR